Proteins from one Cyprinus carpio isolate SPL01 chromosome B15, ASM1834038v1, whole genome shotgun sequence genomic window:
- the plekhg2 gene encoding uncharacterized protein plekhg2 isoform X1 translates to MPEGAGRGSQKKNSNQAAKRPSSVSSLSGIVSRMASSGGASRGSCTSVNTVCSDSDRGASLSSSASSASLQDGHSSSSSSSLPYGAVPAYSRPQRNGSDISLDLTPVSLLTGAGPLPASTTPLPKLTRLERVALEIVETEQAYVRDLKSIVEDYLGCIIDCGDLPLKPEEVSTLFCNIEDIYEFNSELLEDLERSPHAAAIAECFVERSEAFDIYTIYCMNYPNSVTVLRDCMKNESLVRFFQERQVTLCHSLPLETYLLKPVQRILKYHLLLQELSKHFDKSDPGYEVVEDAIITMTAVAWYINDMKRKHEHAVRLQEIESLLLNWAGPDLSGFGELVLEGSFRVQRVKKERAFFLFDKMLLIAKKRLDHFIYSTHIFCCNLLLVENMKDPLCFKVSDQTIPKQQHIVQAKNQEEKRLWLHYLKRMIVENHPASLPQKARQVLGDNFCQSPQFDQEPIRKPMPSPRLDDVHNYHRGRRQSEPPEFIYTPEKAKKSLPLLLEGNLPYKRGRRQSAPAKDIEAAFQQSGSLKAGSEGELCPQADSMGSSGSTSTLASSVIEVESGRDDLALCQDEDDMTPLPPPPTLSITEEIMQFINESRARQGMAELTSEVLTPESPEVQPSEPQQLDESKPLIAEVDENKYQTNDTERSEPKEMLVDGSDKEEDSHPSCEAKVDPAEELEKSSSLLHTSKEVNQSEELTLAEPSHSESSKPEMVTVTGEKGEKDTEEDSVSKSTEPHLSDSLDKTTDDTACAAKSACAHIATALKVTDSSLVPKGEPEQKLTKSDKQIIEKIRSYYEAAEAGVEEGQTPRRNSFSHIPAGLVKDSVSRFNVCVRHDSLLEPESSHSDCVETDAASSLLPISDQVDQNFNHEETADIDISLAHSDLIQEQKELLNNKIADEKDEDIYEFSPCMELWKEKERTGQDFLKVPFSKEKICEEETVASEELKTFLNCTTTQVQHKHNHSQSNPDTSDTCNLQTKETVDTSLQYGSRTRARISSHGNLDSLPSQIKVGRWSRHGKVVTCSRTLYEGMEEVPDLGFFDGGPINQCLVENSEKILNKVQMLARMYTAKASSMKVPLHQKKTRVSRGAWSVEGKGSTSPKSRRVQLHQGDIRILNQPTEESSVSTLPEPFGHIILKEKLSTTYHQENDCNLIGPPDEISTNGSDSLYFSSAESSATSVQILTTVVESQISVISDHRESSLEKCESNLHAGDQSLSTCAGTQVQAEPEVPSKLARIPLDEHADNVLQSVQENHSHAVDKFTARNRTEEEPILQEENLAFVSNSVPSSELFIDPVIIEHLEEETHSVEEKRSLTVQHCESILSIDDKQDEIHTGHMNSKQDRADIETTSMEGITPVVSSVSEVGACPPLQPAPCVLNSVVISEGSELSYRVAQEVTTSPTQLMPLLGSCGKCSPLDVKSKGDLSNNSKTLSQPRTPPVGGPTVDELPRFTSQRPSNLPSTTGKRSPFTNWNPSSPATQRVPNTSLWTEEQIQDTSASGLSTHRQSFSQAPNDKPSNIPFGCGHPLDAKPPSAFSPNLRMRSPSPIRSAQNSRLSSTASALTKSLAASCISQTISQTMAKRGAHLQTASPPVSSAPLATSSVRLRSPSPKPITFDSSAESGFRNTSLGVGSQPLRSCPSPFRSNSLRSSPATVQTPPPYRSQRSISPAPPVSLHSTPSPNNLNSAALEQPSYTSLNGNNNNNNSLSNNGWATNHKKVPPSNTDGLPHFHDPQRTTLHNRVARPFPSSEPSSRVQSPSICPSPVTRICSPPPAPIHSIHLVTKPPNPRAPRQGGFFTPLSLEISRSTSACSLSPCESPRITSPPPIGIPASVWGFANPQPRNPSLTNAYSPTKVETNSTQRGTRIISPTPMGTSSCSATNSQSQRRLRGASLPFVALGDRPPSPTRHERRSWAESGRWSVGSELGLISPHGGSSGGSPSSISPGPLSPIRLTTERTTLSGKPFTSIAWPDVHDMLTKHNTEPSTETVALSCTKTEQDDIEVAESTCRSTLICPYVAPANPNLIESPIQCPTESKTEESIPNQGSKTTLKTSYATTVNLQIAGSGRIASFSNAQVSLTQTLSPVSDSQSRRRVSINSCNFSMQNCKRL, encoded by the exons CTGCCAAGCGCCCCTCCTCTGTGTCATCACTGAGTGGGATTGTGAGCCGTATGGCCTCCTCAGGGGGTGCGTCCCGTGGGAGCTGCACCTCCGTTAACACGGTGTGCTCCGACAGTGACCGTGGCGCCAGTCTCAGCTCCTCTGCCTCATCCGCCTCACTGCAGGATGGacactcttcctcttcctcctcatcgctCCCCTACGGAGCCGTTCCGGCATACTCCAGGCCACAGCGCAATGGCTCCGACATCAGCCTGGACCTCACCCCTGTCTCCCTGCTGACGGGAGCCGGCCCCCTCCCTGCCTCCACAACACCGCTGCCCAAACTCACTCGTCTGGAGAGGGTGGCGCTGGAGATAGTGGAGACAGAGCAGGCCTACGTGAGGGACCTCAAGAGCATTGTGGAG GACTATCTTGGCTGCATTATTGACTGTGGCGACTTGCCTCTCAAACCCGAGGAGGTCAGCACCCTCTTCTGCAACATCGAGGACATCTATGAGTTTAACAG tgagctTTTAGAAGATCTGGAACGTAGCCCACATGCAGCAGCCATAGCAGAGTGCTTTGTGGAGAGG agtgaagcTTTTGACATTTACACCATATACTGCATGAATTACCCCAA CTCAGTAACAGTCCTGAGGGACTGCATGAAGAACGAGAGCCTGGTGCGCTTCTTCCAGGAAAGGCAGGTCACTCTGTGTCACTCATTGCCTCTGGAGACTTACCTGCTAAAACCAGTGCAAAGGATTCTTAAATACCACCTCCTGCTGCAG GAACTATCCAAACACTTTGATAAAAGTGATCCTGGGTATGAGGTGGTGGAAGATGCCATTATAACCATGACAGCAGTTGCCTGGTACATCAATGACATGAAGAGGAAACATGAACATGCAGTCAGACTGCAG GAGATTGAGAGCTTGTTGCTGAACTGGGCTGGGCCTGATCTCAGTGGTTTTGGAGAGCTGGTACTTGAAGGCTCATTCCGAGTTCAGCGTGTGAAAAAGGAAAGAGCATTCTTTCTTTTTGACAAAATGCTTCTCATTGCCAAGAAGAGGCTGGATCATTTCATATACAGCACTCACATCTTT TGCTGTAATCTGCTCTTAGTGGAGAACATGAAGGATCCCCTCTGTTTTAAGGTGTCGGACCAAACGATCCCAAAACAGCAACACATTGTTCAG GCTAAAAACCAGGAGGAGAAGCGGCTGTGGCTACATTACCTCAAAAGGATGATAGTGGAAAACCATCCTGCATCCTTACCCCAAAAA GCAAGGCAGGTTCTTGGTGACAACTTTTGTCAAT CCCCACAGTTTGATCAGGAGCCAATAAGAAAACCAATGCCTTCTCCACGACTGGATGATGTTCATAACTACCACAGAGGAAGAAGGCAATCAG AGCCACCAGAGTTTATCTACACCCCTGAGAAAGCAAAGAAAAGCCTTCCACTCCTCCTTGAGGGTAACCTCCCATACAAGCGTGGGAGGAGACAGTCTG CACCTGCCAAAGATATCGAAGCTGCGTTCCAGCAAAGTG GTTCTTTAAAG GCTGGCAGTGAAGGGGAGCTGTGCCCACAGGCTGATAGCATGGGTTCATCAGGCAGTACCAGCACTCTGGCATCCTCTGTCATTGAAGTTGAATCTGGCCGTGATGATCTGGCTTTATGTCAGGATGAGGATGACATGACCCCACTCCCTCCACCACCAACACTGTCCATTACTGAGGAAATCATGCAGTTCATTAATGAGAGCCGTGCTCGACAAGGCATGGCAGAGTTAACATCTGAAGTG TTGACTCCAGAGTCTCCAGAAGTCCAGCCATCAGAGCCACAGCAGCTAGATGAATCCAAACCACTAATAGCTGAGGTGGATGAAAATAAATATCAGACCAACGATACCGAAAGATCAGAACCAAAAGAAATGTTGGTAGATGGGTCAGACAAAGAAGAGGACAGCCATCCATCCTGTGAAGCAAAGGTTGATCCAGCAGAGGAGCTTGAGAAATCATCATCACTGTTGCACACCTCCAAAGAAGTGAATCAGTCAGAAGAGTTGACATTAGCAGAGCCAAGTCATAGTGAATCATCAAAACCAGAAATGGTAACGGTCACAGgtgaaaagggggaaaaagacaCTGAGGAGGACTCTGTTAGTAAAAGTACAGAACCTCATTTATCTGACAGTTTGGACAAAACCACTGATGACACAGCATGTGCGGCTAAGTCAGCTTGTGCTCACATTGCTACTGCATTAAAAGTAACTGACAGCTCTCTTGTCCCCAAAGGAGAACCTGAGCAAAAACTAACCAAAAGTGACAAGCAAATTATTGAGAAGATACGCAGCTATTATGAGGCAGCAGAGGCAGGTGTTGAGGAGGGTCAGACACCCCGAAGAAACAGCTTCTCTCATATTCCGGCTGGATTAGTGAAAGATTCGGTGTCTCGATTCAATGTTTGTGTTCGCCACGACAGTCTACTTGAGCCTGAGAGTAGCCACTCAGACTGTGTTGAAACTGATGCAGCATCTTCATTACTCCCAATATCAGACCAAGTTGACCAGAATTTCAACCATGAGGAAACTGCTGATATAGACATTTCACTTGCACATTCAGATCTTATCCAAGAACAAAAAGAATTATTAAACAACAAGATTGCAGATGAAAAGGATGAAGATATTTATGAGTTCAGTCCCTGTATGGAACTCtggaaggagaaagaaagaactgGCCAAGATTTTCTGAAAGTCCCTTTCTCAAAGGAAAAGATCTGTGAAGAAGAAACAGTTGCTTCTGAGGAACTCAAGACATTCCTAAATTGCACAACAACCCAAGTGCAGCATAAACATAATCATTCACAATCCAATCCAGACACTTCAGACACATGTAATCTGCAGACGAAAGAGACTGTGGATACATCTCTTCAATATGGAAGTAGAACAAGAGCTAGGATTTCCTCTCATGGAAACCTGGATAGCCTTCCCAGTCAGATTAAAGTTGGCCGATGGTCTCGTCATGGCAAGGTGGTAACTTGTAGTCGTACCCTTTATGAAGGAATGGAAGAGGTACCAGATTTAGGTTTTTTTGATGGTGGACCAATCAATCAGTGCTTGGTAGAAAACTCAGAAAAGATTCTTAATAAAGTGCAAATGCTTGCACGCATGTACACAGCAAAAGCAAGCAGCATGAAAGTACCACTACACCAGAAGAAAACACGAGTGAGTAGGGGAGCATGGTCAGTGGAGGGAAAAGGGAGCACTTCACCCAAGTCTCGGCGAGTACAGCTACACCAGGGGGATATAAGGATCCTAAATCAGCCCACGg AAGAATCTTCAGTATCAACACTTCCTGAACCTTTTGGTCACATCATTTTAAAGGAGAAGCTGTCTACAACATATCACCAAGAAAATGATTGTAATCTCATTGGGCCCCCAGATGAGATCTCAACAAATGGATCTGATTCACTGTATTTTTCATCTGCTGAATCCTCTGCTACTTCAGTTCAAATATTAACAACTGTTGTGGAATCACAGATTTCTGTGATATCAGATCATAGAGAAAGCTCCTTAGAAAAATGTGAGTCTAACCTACATGCAGGAGATCAATCCTTGTCAACTTGCGCTGGAACTCAAGTCCAAGCTGAGCCAGAAGTGCCATCCAAACTAGCCAGAATTCCATTGGACGAGCATGCTGATAATGTACTACAGTCCGTTCAGGAGAATCATTCACATGCTGTGGACAAATTCACTGCAAGAAATAGGACTGAAGAAGAACCGATATTGCAAGAGGAGAACTTGGCTTTTGTGAGCAATTCTGTTCCAAGTAGTGAACTTTTTATTGACCCAGTAATCATTGAACATTTAGAAGAAGAGACTCACAGTGTAGAGGAGAAAAGGAGCTTAACTGTACAGCACTGTGAAAGCATATTGTCCATAGATGATAAACAAGATGAAATACATACAGGACATATGAATTCCAAGCAGGACCGAGCTGATATTGAAACCACTAGCATGGAGGGAATAACACCTGTAGTGTCCTCTGTTAGTGAAGTTGGTGCATGTCCCCCATTACAGCCAGCACCCTGTGTTCTAAACAGTGTAGTTATCTCTGAAGGATCAGAGCTTTCGTACCGTGTAGCCCAGGAGGTTACAACAAGCCCTACACAACTGATGCCTCTGCTTGGTTCATGCGGCAAGTGTAGTCCACTGGATGTTAAATCCAAAGGAGACCTAAGCAATAATTCAAAGACTTTGAGCCAACCCCGTACACCCCCTGTAGGTGGACCTACTGTGGATGAGCTTCCAAGGTTTACTAGCCAAAGACCTTCCAATCTACCCTCCACCACAGGAAAGAGAAGTCCCTTCACCAATTGGAATCCATCATCTCCAGCCACTCAAAG AGTGCCAAATACTTCATTGTGGACTGAGGAACAGATTCAGGATACTTCAGCTTCTGGCCTTTCTACTCACCGACAATCTTTTTCCCAGGCTCCTAATGATAAGCCTTCAAACATTCCTTTTGGTTGTGGACATCCATTAGATGCAAAACCACCATCTGCCTTTAGCCCAAACCTGCGAATGCGGTCACCCTCTCCAATTAGAAGTGCCCAGAACTCCAGACTGTCCTCAACAGCTTCAGCTCTTACAAAGTCTCTTGCTGCCTCTTGTATCAGTCAGACAATTTCCCAAACCATGGCCAAGAGAGGTGCACATCTTCAGACTGCTTCCCCACCCGTAAGCTCCGCTCCTCTGGCCACATCTTCTGTAAGGCTGAGGTCACCATCACCCAAACCCATCACCTTCGACTCAAGTGCGGAGTCAGGTTTTAGGAATACATCCTTAGGGGTAGGGAGTCAACCTCTAAGGTCTTGTCCATCCCCATTCAGATCGAACAGTCTTCGATCTAGTCCAGCAACAGTTCAGACACCTCCTCCTTACCGTAGTCAACGCTCAATATCCCCTGCACCTCCAGTTAGCCTCCATTCAACTCCATCTCCTAACAACCTAAACTCTGCTGCTCTTGAACAGCCTTCTTACACCagtttaaatggtaataataacaataacaacagcttAAGTAATAATGGCTGGGCCACTAACCATAAAAAAGTACCCCCCTCAAATACGGATGGACTCCCTCATTTCCATGATCCTCAAAGAACAACCTTGCACAATAGGGTTGCTCGTCCCTTTCCATCCTCTGAGCCTAGCTCCCGTGTACAGTCCCCTTCTATTTGCCCATCTCCAGTCACCCGAATCTGCTCCCCTCCACCTGCTCCAATCCACTCCATTCATCTGGTAACAAAGCCACCAAATCCCAGAGCCCCCAGGCAAGGTGGCTTTTTCACCCCTCTATCTTTGGAGATCTCAAGATCAACATCAGCTTGTTCATTATCCCCCTGTGAAAGCCCCAGAATCACCTCTCCACCCCCTATTGGCATTCCTGCAAGCGTATGGGGTTTTGCTAATCCGCAGCCAAGGAATCCCTCATTAACAAATGCATATTCTCCAACAAAAGTGGAAACAAACTCTACACAAAGAGGCACCAGAATCATCTCTCCTACCCCAATGGGAACGTCTTCATGTTCAGCAACCAACTCTCAGAGCCAGAGGAGGCTACGAGGAGCCAGTTTGCCCTTTGTTGCTCTAGGGGATAGACCACCCAGTCCAACTAGACACGAACGCAGGTCTTGGGCAGAAAGTGGACGATGGTCAGTTGGTTCAGAGTTGGGGTTAATAAGTCCTCATGGGGGTTCATCTGGTGGTAGCCCATCTTCTATCAGCCCTGGCCCTCTTTCACCCATTAGACTAACAACTGAAAGGACCACTCTTAGTGGAAAACCTTTCACAAGCATCGCCTGGCCAGATGTACATGATATGTTAACCAAACACAACACAGAGCCCAGTACTGAAACTGTTGCTTTGTCCTGCACCAAGACAGAGCAAGATGACATAGAGGTTGCAGAATCGACTTGTCGGAGCACCCTGATCTGTCCCTATGTCGCTCCAGCTAACCCAAATTTGATAGAGAGTCCCATTCAGTGCCCAACCGAAAGCAAAACAGAAGAAAGTATTCCTAATCAAGGGtccaaaacaactttaaaaaccAGTTATGCCACCACTGTCAACTTGCAGATTGCCGGCAGTGGGAGGATAGCGTCTTTTAGCAATGCACAAGTCAGCCTGACTCAGACACTCTCCCCTGTATCAGACAGCCAGAGCAGGAGGAGGGTCAGCATCAATAGCTGCAACTTCTCAATGCAGAACTGCAAAAGGCTTTGA